A single region of the Ancylobacter novellus DSM 506 genome encodes:
- a CDS encoding DUF1489 family protein — translation MPLHLIKLCVGAESIEDLEEWIAENLADKAARGEPVEQFHTTRMVPTRTEELLGGGSLYWVIKGEVACRQVLTGIRPFVDEDGIRRCRLMLEPVVYRVIPRPSRPFQGWRYLPAKDAPPDLDAVGDAPLLPETLRRELRSLGLL, via the coding sequence ATGCCTCTGCACCTCATCAAGCTCTGCGTCGGCGCCGAGTCCATCGAGGACCTGGAAGAGTGGATCGCGGAGAACCTTGCGGACAAGGCGGCGCGTGGCGAGCCGGTGGAGCAGTTCCACACCACCCGCATGGTGCCGACCCGTACCGAGGAACTGCTGGGCGGCGGCTCGCTCTACTGGGTCATCAAGGGCGAGGTGGCCTGCCGGCAGGTGCTGACCGGCATCCGCCCCTTCGTCGACGAGGACGGCATACGCCGCTGCCGGCTGATGCTGGAGCCGGTGGTGTACCGGGTGATACCGCGCCCGAGCCGACCGTTCCAGGGCTGGCGCTACCTTCCCGCCAAGGATGCGCCGCCGGACCTCGACGCGGTCGGCGATGCGCCGCTGCTGCCCGAGACGCTCCGCCGCGAACTGCGCTCGCTCGGCCTGCTCTGA